One Paraburkholderia kururiensis DNA window includes the following coding sequences:
- the tsaD gene encoding tRNA (adenosine(37)-N6)-threonylcarbamoyltransferase complex transferase subunit TsaD, with protein sequence MLVLGIESSCDETGLALYDTGRGLLAHALHSQIAMHREYGGVVPELASRDHIRRALPLLEDVLERSGAARGDIDAIAYTQGPGLAGALLVGASIANALAMAWDKPTIGIHHLEGHLLSPLLVDAPPPFPFVALLVSGGHTQLMRVTDVGVYETLGETLDDAAGEAFDKTAKLLGLGYPGGPEVSRLAEFGTPGAIDLPRPMLHSGDLDFSFSGLKTAVLTQVKRLGGNVCEQAKADIARGFVDAAVDVLAAKSLAALKRTRLKRLVVAGGVGANRQLREALSAAATKRGFQVHYPDLALCTDNGAMIALAGALRLQRWPAQAVRDYAFTVKPRWDLSSLAQQ encoded by the coding sequence ATGCTCGTTCTCGGCATCGAAAGCTCCTGCGACGAAACCGGTCTTGCGCTCTACGACACCGGGCGCGGCCTGCTCGCGCACGCGCTGCATTCGCAGATCGCCATGCACCGGGAGTACGGCGGCGTGGTGCCAGAACTGGCGTCGCGCGACCATATCCGGCGCGCGCTGCCGCTGCTGGAAGACGTGCTGGAGCGTTCAGGCGCCGCGCGAGGCGACATCGACGCCATCGCTTATACGCAAGGCCCCGGCCTCGCCGGTGCGCTGCTCGTGGGCGCCAGCATCGCGAACGCCCTTGCCATGGCGTGGGACAAGCCCACCATCGGCATCCATCATCTCGAGGGGCACCTGCTTTCGCCGCTGCTCGTCGATGCGCCGCCGCCGTTCCCGTTCGTCGCGCTGCTCGTGTCGGGCGGTCATACCCAGCTCATGCGAGTAACCGACGTCGGCGTCTACGAGACCCTCGGCGAAACGCTCGACGACGCCGCCGGCGAAGCGTTCGACAAGACCGCGAAGCTGCTGGGCCTCGGCTACCCGGGCGGCCCCGAAGTCTCGCGGCTCGCCGAGTTCGGCACGCCGGGCGCCATCGACCTGCCGCGCCCCATGCTGCATTCGGGCGATCTCGACTTCAGCTTCAGCGGTTTGAAGACGGCCGTGCTCACGCAGGTGAAACGGCTGGGCGGAAACGTCTGTGAACAGGCGAAGGCCGACATCGCACGCGGTTTTGTCGATGCCGCGGTGGACGTGCTGGCGGCGAAGTCGCTGGCGGCTCTCAAGCGAACCAGGCTCAAGCGGCTCGTGGTGGCAGGCGGTGTGGGGGCGAACCGGCAGTTGCGCGAAGCGCTGTCGGCGGCGGCAACGAAACGCGGTTTCCAGGTGCACTACCCCGATCTGGCGCTGTGCACCGACAACGGCGCCATGATCGCGCTGGCCGGCGCGCTGCGGCTTCAGCGCTGGCCGGCCCAGGCGGTGCGGGACTATGCGTTCACCGTGAAGCCGCGCTGGGATCTGTCGTCGCTCGCACAGCAGTAG
- a CDS encoding GatB/YqeY domain-containing protein: MSLRDQINDDMKAAMRARETERLGTIRLLLAAIKQREVDDRVTLDDAGITAVIDKMIKQRKDSISQFEAAGRADLVSKESAELAVLSAYMPEQLSAEQIAAEVAAAVAQVGAAGPQDMGKVMGVLKPKLAGRADMTAVSAQVKAALSK, encoded by the coding sequence ATGAGTCTCAGGGACCAGATCAACGACGACATGAAGGCCGCCATGCGCGCGCGCGAAACCGAGCGGCTCGGCACGATCCGTCTGCTGCTCGCTGCGATCAAGCAGCGTGAGGTCGATGATCGCGTGACGCTCGATGACGCCGGCATCACGGCCGTCATCGACAAGATGATCAAGCAGCGCAAGGATTCGATCAGCCAGTTCGAGGCCGCCGGTCGTGCCGATCTGGTGAGCAAGGAGAGCGCGGAACTCGCGGTGCTCTCCGCCTACATGCCCGAGCAGCTCTCTGCTGAGCAAATCGCTGCCGAAGTTGCCGCCGCCGTCGCGCAGGTGGGCGCGGCGGGTCCGCAGGACATGGGCAAGGTAATGGGTGTGCTCAAGCCGAAGCTGGCGGGCCGGGCCGACATGACGGCCGTGTCCGCGCAGGTCAAGGCCGCGCTCTCGAAGTAA
- the folE2 gene encoding GTP cyclohydrolase FolE2 produces MNQMNPAFVMPDVQSTVDTRQIPIQRVGVKAVRHPLTVRTGSGEAQPTVGVWNLDVHLPAHQKGTHMSRFVALLEENREPLEPATFRRMLAAMLQKLEADAGRIEVSFPYFVKKVAPVSGVESLLDYEVTLTGDARNGETRLFLKVLVPVTSLCPCSKKISEYGAHNQRSHVTISAELAGDLAPEELIAIAEEEASCELWGLLKRPDEKFVTERAYENPKFVEDLVRDVAQRLNDDARVVAYTLEAENFESIHNHSAYAVIEHDKRIA; encoded by the coding sequence ATGAACCAGATGAACCCCGCCTTCGTGATGCCCGACGTGCAGAGCACGGTGGACACACGGCAGATTCCGATCCAGCGGGTGGGCGTGAAGGCGGTGCGCCATCCGTTGACGGTGCGCACGGGCAGCGGCGAAGCGCAGCCGACCGTCGGCGTGTGGAATCTCGACGTTCATCTGCCGGCGCATCAGAAGGGCACGCACATGTCGCGGTTCGTCGCTTTGCTCGAAGAGAACCGTGAGCCGCTGGAGCCCGCCACGTTTCGCCGGATGCTGGCGGCGATGCTGCAGAAGCTGGAAGCGGACGCGGGACGTATCGAAGTGTCGTTCCCGTACTTCGTGAAGAAGGTGGCGCCTGTCTCGGGCGTGGAAAGCCTGCTCGACTACGAGGTGACGCTCACAGGCGATGCGCGCAACGGCGAGACGCGGCTTTTCCTGAAAGTGCTCGTGCCCGTGACGAGCTTGTGCCCGTGCTCCAAGAAGATCTCCGAATACGGCGCCCACAACCAGCGCTCGCATGTGACGATCAGCGCCGAATTGGCCGGCGACCTCGCGCCGGAAGAACTGATCGCCATCGCGGAAGAAGAAGCGTCGTGCGAACTGTGGGGGCTGCTCAAGCGCCCGGACGAGAAGTTCGTGACCGAACGCGCCTACGAGAATCCCAAGTTCGTCGAAGATCTCGTGCGCGATGTGGCGCAGCGCCTGAACGACGATGCGCGCGTGGTGGCGTACACGCTCGAAGCGGAGAACTTCGAGTCGATTCACAACCACAGCGCTTACGCGGTGATCGAGCACGACAAGCGTATTGCCTGA
- the rpsU gene encoding 30S ribosomal protein S21 yields the protein MTTIRVKENEPFEVAMRRFKRTIEKNGLLTELRAREFYEKPTAERKRKKAAAVKRHFKRLRSQMLPKKLY from the coding sequence ATGACGACGATCCGCGTTAAAGAAAACGAGCCGTTTGAAGTAGCGATGCGCCGCTTCAAACGCACGATCGAGAAGAACGGCCTCCTGACCGAACTTCGTGCACGCGAGTTTTACGAAAAGCCGACGGCAGAGCGCAAGCGCAAGAAAGCCGCCGCAGTGAAGCGCCACTTCAAGCGCCTGCGCAGCCAGATGCTGCCGAAGAAGTTGTACTGA
- the dnaG gene encoding DNA primase has protein sequence MIPHSFLQDLLNRVDIVDVVGRYVQLKKGGANFMGLCPFHNEKSPSFTVSPTKQFYHCFGCGAHGTAIGFLMEHAGLTFPEAVNELAQSVGLTVPNEPSPGRGGGSYGSQGGGYDYGSGASKAVTTALSDVMQVACDFYRKQLRGAPNAIQYLKKRGLTGEIAARFGLGYAPDGWQNLEAAFPNYRDDALVEAGLVIVSEKQDAQGQARRYDRFRERIMFPIRNVKGQVIGFGGRVLEGGEPKYLNSPETPLFNKGSELYGLFEARLAIREQRYVLVVEGYMDVVALAQLGFQNAVATLGTACTPIHVQKLLRQTDTVIFSFDGDSAGRRAARRALDACLPHAADNRTIRFLFLPPEHDPDSYVREFGTDAFAEQVERAMPLSQFLLNEVLVGKELDQPEGRARALFDAKPLLQALPANALRSQIMHMLADRLDVPFEEVAALCEVDARIAAAARTAPPRKDRRAVTGIEQRALRNLVMHPRIVLELDEEAERALLALTRNGELFEEVATHARALGDAAAFQLLSDLLRNGANAATFEEIFREILNYDENVRDLLLKDPEDSAVIEERREQERLAAEELKAAILKMRYDAWCERLDALSRQSKHTPEELAELMDLNQKRAEMKRQLGL, from the coding sequence ATGATTCCGCATTCGTTCCTGCAGGATCTGCTGAACCGCGTCGATATCGTCGACGTGGTAGGGCGCTACGTGCAATTGAAGAAGGGCGGCGCGAACTTCATGGGGCTCTGCCCGTTTCACAACGAAAAGAGCCCTTCGTTCACCGTTAGTCCTACCAAGCAGTTCTATCACTGCTTCGGTTGCGGAGCGCACGGCACGGCAATCGGCTTTCTTATGGAGCATGCCGGGCTCACGTTCCCGGAGGCGGTGAACGAGCTGGCGCAGTCGGTGGGCCTGACCGTTCCGAACGAGCCGTCCCCGGGGCGTGGCGGCGGTTCGTATGGTTCGCAGGGCGGCGGCTACGACTATGGATCAGGCGCCTCCAAGGCAGTCACCACCGCGTTATCGGATGTCATGCAGGTGGCTTGCGACTTCTACCGCAAGCAACTGCGAGGTGCGCCCAACGCGATCCAGTACCTGAAAAAGCGCGGGCTGACAGGCGAGATCGCGGCACGATTCGGGCTCGGTTACGCCCCGGACGGCTGGCAGAATCTGGAGGCTGCGTTCCCCAACTATCGGGACGATGCGCTGGTGGAAGCGGGGCTCGTGATCGTCAGCGAGAAGCAGGACGCGCAGGGCCAGGCGCGCCGCTACGATCGCTTTCGGGAACGGATCATGTTCCCCATCCGCAACGTGAAGGGCCAAGTGATCGGCTTCGGTGGGCGCGTGCTGGAGGGAGGCGAACCGAAGTATTTGAATTCGCCCGAAACGCCGTTATTTAACAAGGGCAGCGAACTGTATGGGCTCTTCGAAGCCCGGCTCGCGATACGTGAACAACGCTATGTGCTCGTGGTCGAAGGCTACATGGACGTGGTGGCGCTGGCCCAGCTCGGATTCCAGAACGCCGTGGCGACGCTCGGCACGGCCTGCACGCCGATCCACGTGCAGAAACTGCTGCGCCAGACCGACACGGTAATTTTCAGTTTCGACGGTGACTCGGCGGGACGACGGGCGGCGCGACGCGCGCTGGACGCCTGCCTGCCGCATGCCGCGGACAACCGCACCATCCGGTTCCTGTTTCTGCCGCCGGAGCACGATCCGGACAGCTACGTCCGCGAATTCGGCACAGACGCGTTTGCCGAGCAGGTCGAGCGTGCCATGCCGCTGTCACAGTTTCTGTTGAACGAAGTGCTGGTGGGCAAGGAACTCGACCAGCCGGAAGGCCGGGCGCGCGCGCTCTTCGACGCCAAGCCGCTGTTGCAGGCGCTGCCGGCCAATGCCCTGCGCTCGCAGATCATGCACATGCTGGCCGATCGGCTGGACGTGCCGTTCGAAGAAGTGGCGGCGCTCTGCGAAGTGGATGCCCGGATTGCGGCCGCCGCGCGTACCGCGCCGCCGCGCAAGGACCGGCGTGCGGTAACGGGAATCGAGCAGCGCGCGCTGCGCAATCTCGTCATGCATCCGAGGATCGTGTTGGAACTGGATGAAGAGGCCGAACGGGCATTGCTCGCGCTGACGCGCAACGGCGAACTGTTCGAGGAGGTCGCCACACACGCGCGCGCACTGGGGGACGCGGCAGCATTCCAGCTGCTCTCCGACCTGCTGCGAAACGGCGCAAACGCGGCCACCTTCGAGGAAATCTTTCGCGAAATTCTGAACTATGATGAAAACGTTCGGGATTTGTTGCTGAAGGATCCCGAGGATTCCGCCGTGATCGAGGAACGGCGCGAGCAGGAGCGACTGGCCGCTGAGGAACTGAAGGCGGCGATTCTCAAGATGCGTTACGACGCGTGGTGCGAGCGCCTGGATGCGCTGTCGCGTCAGTCGAAGCACACACCCGAGGAACTGGCAGAGCTGATGGACTTGAACCAGAAGCGCGCCGAAATGAAGCGGCAGCTCGGGCTGTAA
- a CDS encoding NAD(P)/FAD-dependent oxidoreductase, producing MESFDIAVIGAGAAGMMCASVAGQLGRRVVLIDHSPNLAEKIRISGGGRCNFTNLYAGPGNYLSANPNFCRSALARYTPRDFMALLKRHGVTWHEKHKGQLFCNQSSEAVIDVLRAECDAGRIAWRRPLAVEHVEYAQPGGFTLGTKSGQIRARALVIATGGLSIPKIGATDFAYRLAKQFGHKLVDTRPALVPLTFAAEDWAPFSALSGVSLEVHIATGDRKNGGEFVEDLLLTHRGLSGPGVLQISSYWQPREPIHINLLPERDAAAALIEAKGTTRRQVGNLLSEWLPSRLAHVWLQAHQIAPEARLADLPDRALRRIGEALSRWTLTPSGTEGYRKAEVTRGGVDTRELSSSTLMSERVPGLFFVGEAVDVTGWLGGYNFQWAWASGVAAGKAAAEYAESA from the coding sequence ATGGAATCCTTCGATATTGCGGTGATCGGCGCGGGCGCGGCCGGCATGATGTGCGCCTCTGTGGCCGGGCAGCTGGGCCGGCGAGTGGTGCTGATCGACCACTCGCCCAACCTTGCCGAAAAGATCCGCATCTCGGGCGGCGGCCGCTGCAACTTCACGAATCTGTATGCGGGGCCCGGCAATTACCTGTCGGCCAATCCGAATTTTTGCCGCTCCGCGCTTGCGCGCTATACGCCGCGCGACTTCATGGCGCTCCTCAAGCGCCACGGCGTGACGTGGCACGAGAAGCACAAAGGGCAGCTTTTCTGCAACCAGTCGAGCGAGGCCGTGATCGACGTGCTGCGCGCCGAGTGCGACGCGGGCCGCATCGCGTGGCGTCGGCCTCTTGCGGTCGAGCACGTCGAGTACGCGCAGCCGGGCGGCTTCACGCTGGGCACGAAGTCGGGGCAAATTCGCGCACGCGCGCTCGTGATTGCGACCGGCGGGCTGTCGATTCCAAAGATCGGCGCAACCGATTTCGCCTATCGCCTCGCGAAGCAGTTCGGCCACAAGCTCGTGGATACGCGTCCCGCACTCGTGCCGCTGACGTTTGCCGCCGAGGACTGGGCGCCGTTTTCGGCACTCTCCGGCGTTTCGCTCGAGGTTCATATCGCTACCGGCGACCGCAAGAACGGGGGCGAGTTCGTCGAAGATCTGTTGCTCACCCACCGCGGGCTTTCCGGTCCCGGCGTGCTGCAGATTTCGAGCTACTGGCAGCCTCGCGAGCCCATCCACATCAATCTGCTGCCCGAACGGGATGCGGCGGCAGCGCTGATCGAGGCGAAAGGCACCACCAGGCGTCAGGTCGGCAATCTGCTCTCCGAATGGCTACCCAGCCGGCTGGCGCATGTCTGGCTACAAGCGCATCAGATCGCGCCCGAAGCGCGTCTTGCCGATCTTCCGGATCGCGCCTTACGCCGAATTGGTGAGGCGCTTTCGCGTTGGACGCTCACTCCGAGCGGCACCGAGGGCTATCGCAAGGCGGAGGTGACGCGCGGCGGCGTGGACACGCGCGAGCTGTCGTCGTCGACGCTCATGAGCGAGCGCGTGCCGGGGCTGTTCTTTGTCGGCGAGGCGGTCGACGTGACGGGATGGCTCGGCGGCTACAACTTTCAGTGGGCGTGGGCGTCGGGCGTGGCCGCCGGAAAAGCGGCGGCGGAATACGCAGAATCGGCTTGA